AAACTGATGCCTAACTAAGGGGTCTAAGTGATCGCCTAACTATCCGTATCTTCTCTGGTGACAGCGGGGCTTTCTGACGATATTGGGGACATGGTTAAACACCAGGTCGGCTGAGTGAAGCAGCGCCAACCAAGACTGGCCGTGTAGGTTGCGTCCCTGCTTCACCAAGCCTCCCAACCCCCTTTCCTATGCTGTAAGGAGAACCCCCATGACGATTACTCTGCAACGCCAACGTCCTATCTTTTTGGAGTCTGACGAGGGTCGAGCCTACCAAATGCTCACCCACACCATCACTCGCAAACTAACCGCCGTAGACACCAACGGCTACTACGCTCTAGCTGAACTTACCGATACCGCCGGTAGCGGTGCTCCCCTGCACAGCCACCCTTGGGAAGAAACGTTCTACGTCCTTGAAGGGGAGTTCGAAATGCTGATCGGCAACCAGCAGCAGATTTGCCCCGCAGGCAGCACTGCCCATGTGCCCGCCGGTGCGGTGCACGGTTTTAAGATTCTCTCCCCGGTGGGTCGTGCCCTGCTCTTGATTGCCCCGGCCTCTGCCGAAGCGTTTTATCTCGAAGTGAGCGATCGCGTCTCCGATCTCACTACCGATATGGAAACCATGCAGGAAATTTGCACCAAGTACGGTCTAGAACTGCGCTAACTCGCCTACTGCCATCCCTAGCAACCAAGGAGATTTCAATGATTCACCACATTTCTATCAGCGCTAACGATCCGCTCCACGTAGCCACCGTCATGGCCGAAGTTTTTCAGGGCTATGTGATTCCCTTTCCGCCAAACCCTGGCAGCTACATGACCCTAGCCGCCGATGTCTATGGCACAGCGATCGAGGTCTACCCCACTGGGTCAGAGATCTTTCCAGATAGCCACGAGGGTCAGGCAGGCTTTCAGCTAACTTCACAGCGAACTCAGTACTCCGCATTTCACGCCGCTATTTCAGTGCCCATGAGCCTCGAAGAAATTGAGCGAATCGGCGATCGCGAAGGCTGGCGCGTACTCTTTGCCAACCGCGACGGCCTGTTTGACGTAGTCGAATTTTGGGTCGAAAACCGGCTCATGCTAGAGCTGCTCACTCCAGTCATGGCCGTTAAATACCAGGCCGTCTTTAGCCCCGAGCATCTGCCCGCCCTAGTCGATCAGTTCGCCCTCGCCCCAGCCCGCTAGTCCAGGCCATCCGGATTCCCCCTCCGCTTTTACCGCCCCTGGCGATCGCCTTGAGCAAGTCATTCCCTCGGCTAAGTTGAGTCCCCTCTCTCCTCAATAACCCCACTCCCCTCGATTAACCCATCACCACCCCCCACGAACTAACCCCCCGCCCCCTACCCCATCACTCCCCATCCATCCACCCTCCTACCCTCCCACCCATCCACCCCCTACCCCCTTACCCCCACGGAGCCCCCATGCGTCCCTTTCAAATCCTGCTCTACAGCACTAGCGCTGCCTTGGTGCTGCTCTCGGCCACTGGCTACTCTCAAGTATCAAACCTGGCGTTAGACAGCAATCCCCAGCCGATCGCGGGTATGGCCTCAGCCTCTGAAGACAACACCGCCCCGTCTGTGATCGAAGGCGAGCCCCAAGCCCTGGGCAATGGCACCGTACGCACCTATGTTGCTCTAGACAGCCAAAACCATCCCCAAGAGGTGGGGGTGACGATCACGGCGGCGGCCCTAGCCGGTCTGCCCCAGGAGGGCGCCGAACTCATCTTGCCCCTGCCCTTTCAGGCTGAATCTACGGCGATCGACCACATTGCGATCGACTGGCGGCCCCACGGTCACCCCCCTGAGCCTATCTATGGCGATGCCCACTTCGATATTCACGCCTACACCCTGACCCCTGCCGAGCGCGAGGCTATCACCGCCCAGGGGGCCGACCTGGAGAAAGCCTACAAAACTCCGGCCCCAGAGTATATTCCGGCGGGCTACGTGATGGCCCCCGACAGTGCCGAACCCCGCATGGGGGCCCATTGGGCCGACCCCACGGCGGCAGAGTTTCAGGGCCATCCCCACGGCTTTGACCACACGCTGATCTACGGTTTTTATGAGGGTGCGATCGCTTTTATTGAACCCATGGTGTCCTTCGATTTTCTCCGCAGCCAGCAGGATTTTGAAGGAGCCTTTGCCCTCCCCCAAAGCTACGCCAAGCCAGGGCTTTATCCCACCCGCTACCGCATCGCCTACAACGAAGCCGACCAAACCTATACCGTGGCGCTGACCGATTTTTGGCAGCCCTAGAAACAGGGTATGGCAGGGCGATCGCAAACTCGCCGTTCTGTCTGTTCTGTAACGCTCAACTGTTCTCACAGCTAAGCCGACCCCGTTGGGAATGCTACCCACGGACGTTAACTCAACGAAATCATCGTCTGTCAGGAAAGCCTGCGCCGCCGCTTGTAGCTATTGAAGCTGTGTAACAACCACTACATTTCACCTCTTGCTAAGGAGAGCCACCGATGACCCAAGCCATTCACAAGCCTGCTCAAACCCCAGTTGCAGACCCCAACCGAGCCTGGGCAAACAACTGGCCCGTCAAGACCCACGAACTGCACAGCCACCACTTCGACTCCACCATCTGGAATGACTTTCAGTTTCGCGACGACGACGTTGTGATTGCCACCTACGGCAAGTCTGGCACCACCTGGATGCAGCAGATTATCGCCCAGCTGATTTTTAACGGCCAGGAGGGGCTCAATGTCGGCGATATGTCGCCCTGGATGGATTTGCGGGTGCCCCCCGCCCCAGTGAAACTGGCTGCCATGGAGGCCCAAACCCACCGTCGCTTTCTCAAGACGCACCTGCCGGTAGATGCCTTGGTCTTTTCGCCTCAGGCGAAGTACATCTACATTGGCCGCGACGGTCGCGACGTGCTGTGGAGCCTCTACAACCACCACGCCAACGCCAATGACCTGTTCTATGATCTGGTAAACAACACACCAGGCTTAGTGGGGCCACCCCTCGAACCGCCTTGCAGCTCAATTCGGCAGTACTTCCATGACTGGTTGCAGGGCGACGGTTACCCCTTTTGGTCGCTGTGGGACAACATGCGATCGTGGTGGGAGGTGCGCCACTTGCCTAACGTGCTGATGGTGCACTACGCCCAGCTCAAGGCCGATCTGCCCGGTCAAATGCACCGCATCGCTGAATTTCTGGAAATTCCCGTAGACGAAGCCCAGTGGGACAGCATTGTGGAGCATTGCACCTTCGAGTATATGAAGTGCCACGCTGAGCAGGTCGCGCCCCTGGCCGGTCAAATCTTTGCGGGTGGGGCCAAAACCTTTATTAACAAAGGCACCAATGGCCGCTGGCGCGACATTCTCACGGCTGAGGATATCGAATGGTATGAGTCTGTGGCCCAGGCCCAGCTCGGCAAAGATTGCGCCTACTGGCTAGCCAATGGCGAACTACCAGTGGTTTAGGCTTCTCGTGTAAAAGCTCAGGCACTGCGGTAAAAGCCACCCTAGGCATCCGGCTAGGGTGGCTTTGCTGTGGGGATGATGGAGCCGCACCTTTGATGTGGTTAGAGCAGAAATCGTCACGCTGCGATCGAATAATTCGAATTACTTTAGGTTGGGTAATTTAGCTCCTGGTGGCTTTAGTTATGGGCATTATGAACGGTATAGCGAGTAACTGTCGGTAGGAAAACGACTCTCAGCTGGACATGATGTAAACGCTAACAGCTGCTGGCTGCTAGCACTTCCTCGGCTAGGTTGGCATGGCTGAAACTCTTGACTATAGACCCCTGCGATCGCTCAACAATGACGATTTGCTTGCCCTAGAGGTCTGCAATCCCTATCCGATCCGCTTCATCAAGAGCATTCAGCCCCACGGTCTGTTGCTCTCCCTGAGCTACCCAGACCTGACGATTTTGCAGGTGAGTGCCAATGTCGAGACGCTGCTGCACCAGCCCCCCGCGGCGCTGATTGGGCAGCCCTTAACCGTAGTCTTTGCCGCCGCCGATATTGAGCTGCTGCGCTACTGCCTCGACAAAACCCAGGCGTCGGCCTACCTCACCCTGACCCACCCGACGACCGAGCAGTCCTTTGCGGTCAGCCTGCATTGGCAGCAAGAGACTGTGCTGATGGAGCTAGAGCCACAGACCGCCGATGAACCCATGTCGGAGGAGCTATGCTGCCAAATCAACACGGCGATCGCCGCCTTTGGCACCGCCTCAGACCTGCAGGCGCTGGTCGAGATTTTTGCCCACGAAATTCAGCGGTTGACCGGGTTTGACCGGGTAATGGTGTATCGCTTTCAGCCCGATCAGAGCGGGGTGGTGGTGGCGGAAGTCAACCGCAGCGACCACGAGAGCTATCTAGGGTTACACTACCCAGCCACCGATATCCCCCGCGAGGCGCGATCGCTGTTCTATGAAAACCCGCTCCGGTTTATTCCCAATCTCGACTATGTGCCCGTGCTGTTGGTACCGGAGGAGAACCCGGTCACCCAAGGCCCCCTAGACCTGGGTGCTGCCGAACTGCGGGGGGTATCGCTACCCCACATCGACTATTTACACCGCATGGGCGTCAGCACCTCCATGACTTTTTCGCTCACCGACGATCAGCGGTTGTGGGGGTTGGTGGCCTGCCATCATTACCAGCCCAAGCCGGTGCCCAAAATTACCCGCATGGCGTTTACGATGCTGGTCAAGGTGGCCAGCCTAGAGCTGATGCGGCACCAAGAGCAGGAGCGCAGCTATTACCAAGCCCAAAACAAAACCCTGCTGGGGCAGCTCGGCATCGCTATCAACGAAACCGAAGACGCGGTGCTCAAAACCCTCACCACCAATGCCAATCTGCTGTTGGATATGTTTGAGGCCGAGGGGGTTGCTCTGGTTTTAGATCAGGACTATGCCCTGGTGGGGTCTACTCCGGCCCAGGCCGAGGTCAAAGCCCTGATTGACTGGCTGGCCGAGCAGGGCGAAGACCAGGTGTTTGCCACCCCGGCGCTGGCGCAGGCGTACCCCCCAAGCGAGCAGTGGTCGGTAAAGCTAGCTGGGGTGCTGGCGATCTCGATCTTTTTGCAGCAGCCTCGGCCCGTGTCGTACCACATTTTGCTGTTTCGCCCCGAACAGATCGAAACGGTGCACTGGGCGGGTGAGCTGAGCGCCAGCGTCACCCTCGATGAGGCCGGAGAACCCAAGCTCTGCCCCCGCCATTCTTTCGACCTGTGGAAAGAATTGGTGAGGGAGCGATCGGTGGCCTGGTCGCCCCGGCAGCTCGAAGCAGCGGCCGATTTGCGCAGCACCCTCATGCTGGCCGTGCTGCACTTTTCGAATGTGGCCCTAGAGCAGGCGGCAGAGCGCGCCGAGGTGGCGAACCGGGCCAAGAGCGAGTTTTTGGCCAATATGAGCCACGAGATTCGCACGCCGATGAACGCCGTGCTGGGGTTTACCGATCTGCTGCAAACCATTATTCAAAACCCGGTGGCGCTTGACTATCTAGAGGCGATTTCGTCTAGCGGCAAGACTCTGATGTCGCTGATTAATGACATTCTCGACCTGTCTAAAATTGAGGCGGGCCAGATGGATATCAAGCTGGAGCCGACAGATATTACGCTGTTAATCCAAGATATTCAGCATATTTTTCAGCAGAAGGCGGCGCAGAAAGGCATTCGGCTGCGGATGATTTTGGGCACGGGGCTGCCCAAGGCGCTGTGGCTGGACGAGGTGCGGCTGCGGCAAATTTTGTTTAACTTGGTCGGCAATGCGCTGAAGTTTACGGAGCAGGGCCATGTCGATATCGAGGTGGCCTGTACCAGGCTGCCGGCGGTGCAGGGTGAATCCTCGGTCAATTTAAAGATCTCTGTGGCCGATACGGGCATTGGCATTGCCGAAGCCGACCAGCAGCGCATTTTTAATGCCTTTACCCAGAGCTACGGCCAGAGCGATCGCAAGTTTGGCGGCACCGGGCTGGGGCTAGCGATCACCTATCGGCTCACCCAGCTGATGGGCGGCACCATTGAGGTCGAGAGTCAGCTGGGGCGGGGGAGCACATTTATCTGTGAGTTTAATCGGGTTGTGATCGCCCCCGAGGGTAGCTCCCAGCCGACAGCGGCCGAGGCCGAAACCGATTTAAACCAGTGGGCACCGCTCAAAATTTTGGTAGTAGACGATGCCCGGTCAAACCAGGATTTGATCGCGGGTTACTTTCGCAATACCCACCATCGTCTGTTGTTTGCTGAGAACGGATTGGAGGGGGTGCAGATGGCGCAGACGCACCTGCCCGATTTGATTTTGCTCGATCTCCGCATGCCGCTGATGGACGGGCAGGCGGCAGCCCTGGCCCTCAAGCAGCATGAGCTAACCCGCTCGATTCCGATTATTTTGATTACGGCTTCGCTTAGCTACGAGGGCGAAACCATGCTCGCCAACGATCTGTACGACGGGCTGCTGCACAAGCCCGTCAAGCGCCAGCAGCTCTTAGAGTCGATGCAGCGCGTAATTGGCGCTGGGGTGCTCCCCGCCTTGGAGAGACGCGCTAGCGCCCAGGCAGCGGATCCCGGTGCGGTGGCCCCGGCGACCCTGACTCCAGAGCGGCTGTTGGCGTTGCTTACCCAGCTCCAGGCGATCGCCGCTGACTGCTGGCAACCGCTGCGGCAAACCCTAGAAACGCGATCGCTTGAAACCTTTGTCGAACGGCTGCAAGGGGCGATCGCGGTTTACCCCTACCCACCGCTATCTGACTACCTGACCACTCTGACGACGCAGCTAGAAGAGTTTGATTGGGAACATTTGCCCCATACCGTGAATGCGTTTGCGCCCCTGCTAGAGACGCTGACTCACCAGGTCGCGGCTTTGGGTGAGGCTCCCGCTAATGGTTAACCCCCCGGTGTTTGAGCCCGCTCAGTGCCTAATTATGGCCGTCGACGACGTGCCCGCCAATCTCAAGATTTTGCAGAAGGTGCTCGACGCGGTGGGCTATCGCACCACCTTTGCCACCCGCGGGC
The DNA window shown above is from Leptolyngbya subtilissima AS-A7 and carries:
- a CDS encoding cupin domain-containing protein; translation: MTITLQRQRPIFLESDEGRAYQMLTHTITRKLTAVDTNGYYALAELTDTAGSGAPLHSHPWEETFYVLEGEFEMLIGNQQQICPAGSTAHVPAGAVHGFKILSPVGRALLLIAPASAEAFYLEVSDRVSDLTTDMETMQEICTKYGLELR
- a CDS encoding DUF5602 domain-containing protein; the protein is MRPFQILLYSTSAALVLLSATGYSQVSNLALDSNPQPIAGMASASEDNTAPSVIEGEPQALGNGTVRTYVALDSQNHPQEVGVTITAAALAGLPQEGAELILPLPFQAESTAIDHIAIDWRPHGHPPEPIYGDAHFDIHAYTLTPAEREAITAQGADLEKAYKTPAPEYIPAGYVMAPDSAEPRMGAHWADPTAAEFQGHPHGFDHTLIYGFYEGAIAFIEPMVSFDFLRSQQDFEGAFALPQSYAKPGLYPTRYRIAYNEADQTYTVALTDFWQP
- a CDS encoding sulfotransferase domain-containing protein, with amino-acid sequence MTQAIHKPAQTPVADPNRAWANNWPVKTHELHSHHFDSTIWNDFQFRDDDVVIATYGKSGTTWMQQIIAQLIFNGQEGLNVGDMSPWMDLRVPPAPVKLAAMEAQTHRRFLKTHLPVDALVFSPQAKYIYIGRDGRDVLWSLYNHHANANDLFYDLVNNTPGLVGPPLEPPCSSIRQYFHDWLQGDGYPFWSLWDNMRSWWEVRHLPNVLMVHYAQLKADLPGQMHRIAEFLEIPVDEAQWDSIVEHCTFEYMKCHAEQVAPLAGQIFAGGAKTFINKGTNGRWRDILTAEDIEWYESVAQAQLGKDCAYWLANGELPVV
- a CDS encoding ATP-binding protein; amino-acid sequence: MAETLDYRPLRSLNNDDLLALEVCNPYPIRFIKSIQPHGLLLSLSYPDLTILQVSANVETLLHQPPAALIGQPLTVVFAAADIELLRYCLDKTQASAYLTLTHPTTEQSFAVSLHWQQETVLMELEPQTADEPMSEELCCQINTAIAAFGTASDLQALVEIFAHEIQRLTGFDRVMVYRFQPDQSGVVVAEVNRSDHESYLGLHYPATDIPREARSLFYENPLRFIPNLDYVPVLLVPEENPVTQGPLDLGAAELRGVSLPHIDYLHRMGVSTSMTFSLTDDQRLWGLVACHHYQPKPVPKITRMAFTMLVKVASLELMRHQEQERSYYQAQNKTLLGQLGIAINETEDAVLKTLTTNANLLLDMFEAEGVALVLDQDYALVGSTPAQAEVKALIDWLAEQGEDQVFATPALAQAYPPSEQWSVKLAGVLAISIFLQQPRPVSYHILLFRPEQIETVHWAGELSASVTLDEAGEPKLCPRHSFDLWKELVRERSVAWSPRQLEAAADLRSTLMLAVLHFSNVALEQAAERAEVANRAKSEFLANMSHEIRTPMNAVLGFTDLLQTIIQNPVALDYLEAISSSGKTLMSLINDILDLSKIEAGQMDIKLEPTDITLLIQDIQHIFQQKAAQKGIRLRMILGTGLPKALWLDEVRLRQILFNLVGNALKFTEQGHVDIEVACTRLPAVQGESSVNLKISVADTGIGIAEADQQRIFNAFTQSYGQSDRKFGGTGLGLAITYRLTQLMGGTIEVESQLGRGSTFICEFNRVVIAPEGSSQPTAAEAETDLNQWAPLKILVVDDARSNQDLIAGYFRNTHHRLLFAENGLEGVQMAQTHLPDLILLDLRMPLMDGQAAALALKQHELTRSIPIILITASLSYEGETMLANDLYDGLLHKPVKRQQLLESMQRVIGAGVLPALERRASAQAADPGAVAPATLTPERLLALLTQLQAIAADCWQPLRQTLETRSLETFVERLQGAIAVYPYPPLSDYLTTLTTQLEEFDWEHLPHTVNAFAPLLETLTHQVAALGEAPANG